The stretch of DNA AAGAGGTGCGTGTTCGGCTCGGTGCCGAAGACCTCGTCGGAGAGCTCGATCTCCGACACCTTCTTCAAATCCAGGTCGACAACGTCAAACTTCGCCATGGCACTTTCCTCGCGGGGGTCGGAGTGAAACCACTCGGACGCCCACCCGCTTCCTAGGACTTGATCTCGACGTCAACGCCGGCCGACAGATCCAGCTTCATGAGCGCATCCAGCGTCTGCTGCGTGGGCTCGAGGATATCGAGCAGGCGCTTGTGCGTACGGATCTCGAACTGCTCGCGGCTCTTCTTGTCCACGTGCGGCGACCGCAGAACCGTGAACTTGTTGATGCGCGTAGGAAGCGGGATCGGACCGGCCACCTTCGCGCCCGTGCGCTTGGCCGTCTCGACGATCTCTCCCGCGCTCTGGTCCAGGAGCTTCGAGTCGTATGCCTTCAACCGGATGCGGATCTTCTGTGTCGCCATTCGCAAGAACCTCTTAGAACGAACCCTGTGCCACCGCCTCGGGAGGCGCTACGACCGACGTCCCCTGGTTGTCACAGAGCCGTTTCTTCAGAACGAAGGGGCGCGGTGATTACCATCCCGCCCCGGTGTATGCAACTGGATTTCCTCCGGCTCCCTGGAAATTCCCTGGACGGGACGTCCGAGGGAGCCGGAAGGGGTCTAC from Myxococcus stipitatus encodes:
- the rpsJ gene encoding 30S ribosomal protein S10 — protein: MATQKIRIRLKAYDSKLLDQSAGEIVETAKRTGAKVAGPIPLPTRINKFTVLRSPHVDKKSREQFEIRTHKRLLDILEPTQQTLDALMKLDLSAGVDVEIKS